The following is a genomic window from Nitrospira sp..
AGATCGCGGCGCCACCGTCCGGCAACTCATCGCGATTCACCGAGGTGATCACGGCATGGCGCAGCCCAAGCGCCTGCACAGCTTCAGCGACTCGTTGCGGCTCGCCATGATCGATTGCAAGAGGCCGCCCCGTTTCGACCGAGCAGTAGTGGCAGCGTCTGGTGCAGATATCTCCGAGGATCAGAAAGGTGGCAGTGCGGGCGTTCCAGCACTCCCATCGATTTGGGCAGCGCGCTTCTTCGCAAATGGTGTGGAGCTTGAGCCGGTCCATGGTCTGCTTGATGTCGAGATAATCGGGACCGGTCTGCGCGTTGACTTTGAACCAAGCCGGCAAGCGCGGGCGCTCAGATGAGCGAAGTTGGTCGATGGAGATTAGGCTCATGATCCGGTGTTGTCCGTCCGATGTGGCCGAAACCATCCGGCAATTCTGGCCATGAACCCTGCCGGCTTGAGAGGCGGTGCCGGGTCTGGATATTCAACCCATAGTTCCTGCGAGCCGAGATACGTGCCGTTGCGGAAACTGACTTGGGTTCTGAGCTGTCGATAGCCCTGCGCCTGTAAAGCTTGAATCAACGCGAGCAACGCCGTGTCTTGCGCAGGATGCGGCTCGGTGTTGATGCGGGCCGTCTCATAGCGCAGCACCGCGGAAACTCCATCTCCTGCCCGCTCGAATTCAACAGGGCGGCTGAATCCACGTTCTCGATAGTCCAGCCCCGCCAGTTGATACCGATCGAGTTCGCCCGTTCCCATGCCGTGCCAATCTCAGTCCAGTGCGCGAAACACGGCAACGAGATCGCTGAGGGCCAGCGTTTTACTTTTGAGAATCGTTCGTTCCGCGTGAACGGCCTCGCGGGTTTGCGGATCTGTCCCTCCGGACTTCAAACAGGTCGCGCCCAATGCGAGAATGCGGTCGCATTCTTCTCCGAGTTTCTTTTTGACGACTGGGTTGACGGAGAGAATATCCATGAGCTGGCGGCGCGTTTCTGTCAGGTGCGCCTGCAACTCGGCGTCCGGATAGCTTTTGCGGGCGGCTTCGTCGAAGCAGCGATCGAGATATTGGGCTAAGAACACGTAGAGCCGCACGAGGGCTGCGGCAATTTCAGTCTGCTCTTTTGCGGTGGTGGCCATGGTGTCCTCTTTCTGTGTGCGTGAGTTATGCCAGGACGGTAATATTGTCGCCCTCGACCTTGACCGGATAGACCTCAACT
Proteins encoded in this region:
- a CDS encoding hypothetical protein (Evidence 4 : Unknown function but conserved in other organisms; MaGe:77307691); this encodes MGTGELDRYQLAGLDYRERGFSRPVEFERAGDGVSAVLRYETARINTEPHPAQDTALLALIQALQAQGYRQLRTQVSFRNGTYLGSQELWVEYPDPAPPLKPAGFMARIAGWFRPHRTDNTGS
- a CDS encoding hypothetical protein (Evidence 4 : Unknown function but conserved in other organisms; MaGe:77307692) is translated as MATTAKEQTEIAAALVRLYVFLAQYLDRCFDEAARKSYPDAELQAHLTETRRQLMDILSVNPVVKKKLGEECDRILALGATCLKSGGTDPQTREAVHAERTILKSKTLALSDLVAVFRALD